The genomic region CCGATGCCGGCCCCGTGATCGACGGGACCTATACGCAGGTGGCCGCGGCCGAGCCCGCGCCGGAGCTCGACGACCAGGCCGCGGCCGAGCCTGCGCCGGAGCTCGACGACCAGGCCGCGGCCGAGCCTGCGCCGGAGCTCGACGACCAGGCCGCGGCCGAGCCCGCCGGTGAGGACCTGGTGGACCCGGTGGACCCGAGCGCGTTTGCGCCGGCGGCCGAGCCGGCCGCGCCGGAGTCCGCGCCTCCGCCGGCGGAGAGCTACATGGGAGAGCCGGCCGCGCTCGTGGAGGCTTGCGCGAGAGGACCGCTGTTCGTCCTCGGGGCGATTGCCGAGCTCACGCGGGGGAGCGCTGTGGACCTCACCCGGCCCGTTTCGCGCACGCTGTTTGCCGGCACCCCGGTGGAGCGGACCGTCAACGCCGACCTGGTGACGCGCATGGCGGAGCTGACGGGGGTAGCGCTCGCGCGCAAGGTGCAGGCCGCATCACGTGTGGGCGCTGGTCCTGCTGGCCACCCGTCTGTCGGCTGGGAGCTGGTGCCGCTCGGCCTCGCGTTTGTCGGCGCGGTCGCGGTGCCGAGCGCTGGCCGGCTGTCCGGTCTGGCGTCCGCCGTGGGCGGGTGGTTGCGGCGCGGCGCCACGGGAGCGGCGCAAGCCTCCAGCCGCATCTTTTCGCGGCGGGGGGCCCCGTGAGCGACGCGCGGAGCTGCCGCACGTGCGGTCGTGCGTTGCCCGTGGGCGTGACGCGATTTACGCGTCCGTGGGAGCCGCGCCCGTATGAGGTCCTGATGCTCCTGGGGATGACCGGGTCCGGGAAGAGCTACCTCTTCAAGCAATGGCTGCGGTTGCTACAACAGCGCGGCCGCGCGACGTTCGTCGTCGACGTTGGAGACGAATATTCCGCCGCGGGGAACGACCGCGGGAAGACGTTGGCGCTTGGTCCATTGCGCCAGCGCTACACGGTGCCCGAGTTCCTGATGCGCGCGGCGCGCTCCCCGGAGTTCGTGCTCCGCAAGGATGCGTCCGTCGCCATCGTGCCCACGGTGACCGACGCGGGCGAGGCCCTGGCCGAGCACATCCGGCCGGTGCTCCGTCTGCTCTACGCCAGGGGGCACTGCATCATCGGGTTCGACGAGCTCCAAAAATACGGGCAGCACTTGGCGCCCGAGCTCTACAGGGCCGCCGGAGAGCTCGGCAAGGACGGCATCACGCCGTTCTTCGTCAGTCAGTACC from Myxococcus stipitatus harbors:
- a CDS encoding DUF87 domain-containing protein translates to MLLGMTGSGKSYLFKQWLRLLQQRGRATFVVDVGDEYSAAGNDRGKTLALGPLRQRYTVPEFLMRAARSPEFVLRKDASVAIVPTVTDAGEALAEHIRPVLRLLYARGHCIIGFDELQKYGQHLAPELYRAAGELGKDGITPFFVSQYPGGVPEIVRKQVSSCIAAEMGKSSDRRMLASDFGDAFAQALADAPERVFHIGFSRARFARIPTR